Below is a window of Undibacterium sp. YM2 DNA.
TGTAGGGCTGGTGCTGCCATCGCTGTCAGGCGCAGCGGTGGCCCGCCTGCCTGCCAAGCGTTTTGGCGTGGGCAGTGCGGTGAACCAGGCGGTGCGCCAGTTTGGTTCTGCCCTCGGAGTGGCTTTTACGGTGACCATACTGGGTGGACAGGTACAGAATCTACAGCAATTCCGCTATGTTTATCTCTTCCTGATTGCAGGTGGCGTGCTGACTGCCTTATTAAGTATGTTCATCAGGACGCAAGCCGTGCAGAAACCTCAGATACCGGCCGATGCAGCAGCAACAGCCTGATCCAGATAACCAGGCTCATGCGTCGGGATAAATCAACAAATCCCGTGCATGGGCAAGCGCATCATCGAGTCTGTCATTGCCCCAGTACATCTGCTCGCCGACAAAAAAAGTTGGCGCACCAAAGATGCCCTTGCTCATGGCCAGTTCGGTTTGCTTGCGCAACTTCAATTTGTTGTCATCGCCCAGGGCTTGCGCGATGATTTCAGTTGCGGGCAAGTCCATATCGTTCAGCACAGCAGCGACCACTTCTTTGTTATCGATATCCCGGTCATGCGCAAAATTCATTTGCATGATGCGGCGACAATATTCTGCCATCCAGTTTTGTTCCGCACCCAGTACCGCGACCCTTAGAGGCAAGATTGCCGGGCGCGGGAAATTGCCGGGCTTTTTCCAGGGCAGGCCATACTTGCGGCATTGTCTGTCCATATCCAGCCAGACATAATCGCCTTTGGCTTTCTGCAATACAAAGGGCGATGTCTGCCATCCCAGAGCCTGGAATATAGGACCGAGCAGGAACGGCTGCCAGCGTACCCTGACGCCTGCCCTGGCCGCATCCTGCTCTATGCGCATGACACTCAGGTAACTGTAATTGCTGCCAAACTCAAACCAGAAATCGATGACAGGCATGCTGCTTATCGGGATATCCATCCTGACCTCTTTTTCAAAATACCACCAGGCAGCGCAACTCTATGCTTTCTCTTGGTGGTGCATCAAGCGGTGCATGCGGGTGATCAAATGCAGCATGTGGTGTAAAGCGCGAAACGCCATTGAACTGGCTGTCATACTGCTTGAAGATCAGTGCCTCATGCGGTTGCATTTCGGCGAAATAAGACCAGCGATGCCTTGGTGAAAATCTGGACAGGTAAATTTCACCGGTGCGGTTAGGGTATTTGACGTCGCAAGCCAGCAGATGAGATTGTCGGACCGTACGCGCATCACACACTGCGAGAGGAGTATCAAGTACAGTGCGGTGAGTAGGGCGCCAGATATTGATGATGCAATAACGCCGTATCTGCGCCATCACTTCCATATCCCGGATTACCAGGCCAAGACGCTTTTGCCCTGACTGTTCAGTATAGTCATTATGTATGCGCCCATTGGCGGCGGCCAGACCGCTCTCTGCCCGCCTGCCAAATGACAGCGTGGCTTGCCTGGTTTCGCGTCGCCTGACGAGGTGGTCAAAAACATAGGCCTGCTTGCCACCAGTAACAGCCAGCGCAAGTTCACGCGCTTCCTGATAATAGTCAGACCTGACTTCTTCATGATCCATGAAGTTTTTGACGGAAGTGGGCGCATCCCATAATTCAAAACCTTCGCGTTCAAGCTGCGGTTCCTGTTCGGCCCGGCGCGCATCATGTATCGCCACTTCACGCAAATCGTAAGTGGCGTTTTCCCAGGGGGTACCCGCCGGTGGTTCAAAGGTATAACTGACAGGTCGCTGACCATCAGGCAAAACATAGCTCATGGGCGCCAGCACGTAACTGCTGCCAGGCATTGATACAGGTAGTGAAAATTCCCTTTGATGCTCAGTAAAGACATGCATATCGCCTCCCGCCATATCGTGACGAAGCCGCGCTTCCGGATGGTAAGTTCAGGGCTGTCGTCTATGGATATTTAAACGGATGCGAGGCTAATATTCAAACGAGATTTTTGCGTGATTCGCATGCTTGGTGTGCATGTCAAATGCAGGAGCGATAAATGGATTCAACTGGTATCAATAATTGCTCCTGCTGATCAACATGCGGGAACTGCTGCAACACAAACGGCTTGACATCGATGATTTCCAGTATTTCTTTTTTACCATAGCGTGCCAGCATTTCTCCGCGCAAACCTAATTGCAGCGCACGACGTGGCAGGCAGCTACCCACTGGGTCGTGATCGGGGTCCCACTGCAAACGCACGTCTGAGGTTTCTATCGCCTGCTTCCATGCGTCTTGTGTGGGAAATTCTGAAGCGGCAAAAGATGATGGAATAGCCTGCGATAAAATTTCATCAAAAAAGCTACGCTTGATGCGTATTGCCAATACGCGTTCCTGACCAGGTTTTTGCGCCCAGCCAGAGCGGAACATCATCCATAAAAAATTGGGCTTGATCCAGCTCATGCGTGTATAGCTGTATGCACCGCCAAAGTATTGGTGCTCAACTGCAAAATCGGCGATGGCATCAGAATATGCCTGATAGACGACAATAGTATCTTCGTCAAATTGCGCCATGATGTGCTTGCCATCATCTGGCCAGTGTTTTACTTGTTTTTTATAAGCTTCAAATTTCATTTTTTAATATTTGTGTTCAGACAGTAGTCTGCTCCTGACTTCCATCAAGGCAAAACCCAGCAAATTCAAGCCTTGCCAAAGTTGCGGCTTATTACTGTCAGGATGATCTTGCGCCAGACCCGTGCCCCAGATTCTATCTAGGGGGCTGGCTTCGACGATGATCTTGTCTGCGGTACTTAACAGGTACTGCTTCAGTTTTGGGTTTTGTGAAAATTTCGCATAATTGCCGTCGACTACGATCTGGAAGCGATGCTCTACCCATGTCGGTTCATCATAATTCTTCACTTTCCTGCCCAGGCGTTTCACCATATCCGGGTCGCTGGCCGTCGGTATTTCTTTGAACACGGTCTGGTCATCGAACAGCCTGGCCTTGCCAGCCATCATATAATGTTCAGCCGTAAGGTAAGTGATGCCACCGATCTGGAACGGCGCAACAAACCATTGACTGAAGCAGGCTTTGTCTACTTGCAGCCCGCGCTGCTTGTGACCCCAGAAATGCAGATAGTTGAACTGCTTGCCCTCGTCTATTTGCTTTAATAATTTCTCTCGTGTATTCATGTCTTTCCTGTACGGTCTGAATTGCTATCCACAGGCCAGGCCAGTACCCAGGCATGCTGTTCTGTGGTTTGCGGTGTCTCTGGCCAAAAGTTTTTCTTTTCCATCTGCTGCCATAATTGCGCCAGTTCCTGCAAGCCTGCCTTGTTGTTTTGATGTTGCTCTGCCAGATAGCAACCTATGACCGTGCCGGTGCGGCCTATCCGCCAAAGCAATGCACATACACGGTATGCTGCTTTGCCAGTGCTTCGTGCAATGCTTGCAGGATTTCCTGCATCTGCCCTGCCGATGATGGAGTATGGCGGTCTGGTATGGCAAAGCGGCGGTGCTGGGCCTGCATGCCGCGCTCTTCAGCCAGCTTTATCAACAGCGGTGCGTAAGGGTCCAGTTCATCTTCTTCTGTCAGGTCGATAAAATAATCCACGCCGCAATCGAGATATTGCCCCAGCCTTTGCGCTGCCGTGTTTGTATCCAGTGCGCCCGGGTATTCACCTGCCAGTAATTTTCCTGGTCTTACCCAGTA
It encodes the following:
- a CDS encoding 2-hydroxychromene-2-carboxylate isomerase; this encodes MDIPISSMPVIDFWFEFGSNYSYLSVMRIEQDAARAGVRVRWQPFLLGPIFQALGWQTSPFVLQKAKGDYVWLDMDRQCRKYGLPWKKPGNFPRPAILPLRVAVLGAEQNWMAEYCRRIMQMNFAHDRDIDNKEVVAAVLNDMDLPATEIIAQALGDDNKLKLRKQTELAMSKGIFGAPTFFVGEQMYWGNDRLDDALAHARDLLIYPDA
- a CDS encoding CmcJ/NvfI family oxidoreductase, producing the protein MHVFTEHQREFSLPVSMPGSSYVLAPMSYVLPDGQRPVSYTFEPPAGTPWENATYDLREVAIHDARRAEQEPQLEREGFELWDAPTSVKNFMDHEEVRSDYYQEARELALAVTGGKQAYVFDHLVRRRETRQATLSFGRRAESGLAAANGRIHNDYTEQSGQKRLGLVIRDMEVMAQIRRYCIINIWRPTHRTVLDTPLAVCDARTVRQSHLLACDVKYPNRTGEIYLSRFSPRHRWSYFAEMQPHEALIFKQYDSQFNGVSRFTPHAAFDHPHAPLDAPPRESIELRCLVVF
- a CDS encoding DUF4291 domain-containing protein; its protein translation is MKFEAYKKQVKHWPDDGKHIMAQFDEDTIVVYQAYSDAIADFAVEHQYFGGAYSYTRMSWIKPNFLWMMFRSGWAQKPGQERVLAIRIKRSFFDEILSQAIPSSFAASEFPTQDAWKQAIETSDVRLQWDPDHDPVGSCLPRRALQLGLRGEMLARYGKKEILEIIDVKPFVLQQFPHVDQQEQLLIPVESIYRSCI
- a CDS encoding NADAR family protein — encoded protein: MNTREKLLKQIDEGKQFNYLHFWGHKQRGLQVDKACFSQWFVAPFQIGGITYLTAEHYMMAGKARLFDDQTVFKEIPTASDPDMVKRLGRKVKNYDEPTWVEHRFQIVVDGNYAKFSQNPKLKQYLLSTADKIIVEASPLDRIWGTGLAQDHPDSNKPQLWQGLNLLGFALMEVRSRLLSEHKY
- a CDS encoding phosphatase; this translates as MMTTKRPHQNTYWVRPGKLLAGEYPGALDTNTAAQRLGQYLDCGVDYFIDLTEEDELDPYAPLLIKLAEERGMQAQHRRFAIPDRHTPSSAGQMQEILQALHEALAKQHTVYVHCFGG